A genome region from Schlesneria paludicola DSM 18645 includes the following:
- a CDS encoding aldo/keto reductase, whose protein sequence is MEFALREIGRTGIQVTPLAMGCWPIAGITSINVTEQDSLATLQAAADCGLNFFDTAYCYGYHGESESMIAKVLGPRRDQLVIATKGGIHYEGSVQAKDARPATLFRECDESLRRLQTDRIDLYYLHAPDPKTPLAESAGAFRKLLESGKIRSVGVSNFTRDQLVEFHAVCPISAYQPLYNMLQREIEASQLPWCVENGVSVIVYWPLMKGLLAGQLDRRFEFDPKDGRRKYPMFSGEEWEQNQDFIDRLRPIAVDCGKSVAQVVLNWTIQRPGITVALCGAKRTEQIRDNAGTLDWKLTTGQIDQINQAIVDRGPIVSRSAV, encoded by the coding sequence ATGGAGTTCGCGCTGCGAGAAATTGGTCGAACCGGGATCCAGGTGACACCCCTGGCAATGGGGTGCTGGCCCATTGCCGGAATTACCAGCATCAATGTCACGGAACAGGACAGCCTCGCGACGCTCCAGGCGGCCGCTGATTGTGGTCTCAATTTCTTCGACACGGCTTACTGCTACGGCTATCACGGTGAGAGTGAGTCCATGATTGCGAAAGTCCTGGGGCCGCGTCGCGATCAATTGGTGATCGCGACGAAAGGGGGAATTCACTACGAAGGGTCGGTTCAAGCAAAAGATGCTCGACCCGCGACCTTGTTTCGTGAGTGTGATGAGAGCTTGCGGCGGTTGCAGACGGATCGGATTGACCTGTATTACCTGCATGCGCCGGACCCGAAGACACCGCTCGCCGAATCGGCCGGTGCCTTTAGGAAGCTGCTCGAGTCCGGAAAGATCCGCAGCGTCGGTGTCTCGAATTTCACTCGTGACCAGCTCGTCGAATTCCATGCGGTTTGCCCGATCTCGGCCTATCAACCGCTCTACAACATGCTGCAGCGTGAAATCGAAGCGTCGCAGTTGCCCTGGTGTGTTGAGAACGGCGTCTCGGTGATTGTGTACTGGCCGCTGATGAAAGGATTGCTGGCCGGTCAACTTGATCGTCGATTCGAGTTCGATCCCAAAGACGGTCGCCGCAAGTATCCGATGTTCTCGGGAGAGGAATGGGAACAGAATCAGGATTTCATCGATCGGTTGCGGCCCATTGCCGTGGACTGTGGGAAAAGCGTCGCGCAAGTCGTTCTCAATTGGACGATTCAAAGGCCGGGCATCACTGTCGCTCTGTGCGGTGCCAAGAGAACGGAGCAGATTCGTGACAATGCGGGCACTCTCGATTGGAAATTGACGACTGGTCAAATCGACCAGATCAATCAGGCCATTGTGGATCGAGGTCCCATCGTGTCGCGATCAGCGGTTTAA
- a CDS encoding DNA polymerase III subunit yields the protein MSIWSSLRGHDEQRDMFRRTIERRRLSQAYLFVGPAGVGKHQFARRLAHALLCLRRGEDPLEPCGQCAGCKPFLAGANPDFLYVGCPEGKREFPIAQLVGPEERRGKEGLCHDISLAPLPGSRKVAIVDDADTMNESSANAFLKTLEEPPDRAILLLIASNLDALLPTIRSRCQLVRFSPLTTEDVQALLLEQDLVQSMEDARFAAELSEGSLFTARQLIEPELRKLRTLLFAQLAKTDFSGLGLSKQLQEGLSEISSDTAEQRRNGQWLIRFAVEFFRTALWQLQAVESSSAPTDPEIAKFAKRLSEQSNAWELLGASIDRAVDASLNIDSNVPVALSLDSLFDDLARLSRRSQPTRSPV from the coding sequence ATGTCGATCTGGTCTTCACTACGCGGGCATGACGAACAGCGAGACATGTTTCGCCGGACCATCGAACGTCGGCGATTGTCACAAGCATACCTGTTCGTGGGACCAGCCGGGGTCGGCAAACACCAATTTGCACGACGACTGGCGCACGCACTGCTTTGCCTTCGGCGTGGCGAGGATCCCTTGGAACCATGTGGGCAATGCGCCGGCTGCAAACCATTTCTTGCGGGGGCGAATCCCGACTTTCTGTACGTGGGCTGCCCCGAAGGAAAGCGCGAGTTCCCTATTGCTCAACTCGTCGGTCCCGAAGAGCGCCGGGGTAAGGAAGGGCTTTGCCACGACATCTCGTTGGCGCCGCTACCGGGGTCACGCAAAGTCGCGATCGTTGATGACGCAGACACCATGAACGAGTCCAGTGCCAATGCGTTCCTGAAGACGCTTGAAGAGCCGCCCGATCGCGCGATCCTGCTCTTGATCGCTTCAAACCTGGATGCGCTGCTGCCCACGATCCGCTCGCGCTGTCAATTGGTCCGCTTCTCACCGCTGACAACGGAAGATGTCCAGGCACTGCTGCTTGAGCAGGACCTGGTTCAATCTATGGAAGACGCCCGGTTCGCCGCCGAACTGAGCGAAGGCAGCCTGTTCACGGCACGGCAGTTAATTGAACCTGAATTGCGAAAACTCAGAACTCTCCTGTTTGCTCAACTCGCGAAAACGGACTTCAGCGGGCTGGGACTTTCCAAACAGCTTCAAGAAGGGCTGTCTGAAATCAGCAGCGACACGGCCGAACAACGACGAAACGGTCAGTGGCTCATCCGATTTGCGGTCGAGTTTTTCCGTACGGCACTTTGGCAGTTGCAAGCGGTTGAGTCCTCTTCAGCGCCGACTGATCCAGAAATCGCCAAATTCGCGAAACGCCTGAGCGAGCAATCGAACGCCTGGGAATTATTGGGGGCCTCGATCGATCGTGCCGTCGACGCGTCGCTCAACATCGATTCCAACGTACCCGTCGCCTTAAGCTTGGACAGCCTGTTCGACGATTTGGCCCGCCTGAGCCGCCGCTCGCAACCCACTCGATCCCCAGTCTGA
- a CDS encoding DEAD/DEAH box helicase: MTLSELLEGKFRGDIRFRGAAYIQAERVAVIRVTSDHLFAVVRDGVEYQTQLSRDNGALKMSCNCVGTDANKSGNPHCKHLWATILAADAGHYIGGAAKQGYIPPFAVEEDPLDFGLDDWDEDDEEAYTSNGSGNSRSQKRAERESIRAELEAAAVPRLREWESRLSELRKAMQGEDAASTSVSAGRERQIFYEIDAVASEEAGLVIIQTSHRQRRSNGEWGKLKPLKLKPGKFEDIDDDEDRRILAHLVGGTPDRSTMTGPVTDSLAAHRYRLPHDLCQLLLPAICATGRIRLLGDDERVTETLSWDEGGLWELCLTVAFEPVENVWKLRGSLRRGEEHLSLKDPALVVPGGLAITPTLVHPFQDFDAYPWVALLRRSDDLKVPAGEEHELVDRLLDMPALPRLELPPELKLTEVILEPKPILIVHAPGKSRWHSDRLKAEVQFDYDGLPIRASSSQWAIVQRSASRCLVRDKVRESEAWSQLMDYGFRRLLDQKRGAHDAEIAARDLAPAVRRLMAEGWQVRADGKQVRQAGDLKFQIKSGIDWFELHGNVNFDGASVTFPELLAALARGDGTIVLDDGSLGILPEDWLEKYGLLAGLGVAEGEHLRFGAVQVSIIDALLSSRESVDYDTKFLETRERLAAFDGIKTEREPPTFQGELRPYQREGIGWLKFLEEFDFGGCLADDMGLGKTIQMLAFLEDRRLRVKRRNPSLVVVPKSLLFNWKHEAERFTPGIKVLEYAGLDRAKFRDDFTKYDLILTTYGTLRRDVLLLKELSFDYVILDEAQAIKNSTSQVAKAVRLLQAKHRVGLSGTPIENHLGDLCSIFEFLNPGMLGRSSAFKQHAADPTNQETRRVLAEGLRPLILRRTKQSVASELPEKLEQTIFCEMGDEQQRLYNELRDHYRESLLGLVQEQGIAKTRMHVLEALLRLRQAACHPALLNRSMPEDASAKLDVLIPHIEELLEEKHKTLVFSQFTSMLSIVRHHLDKKGIVYEYLDGQTRDRKERVERFQADENCGVFLISLKAGGLGLNLTAADYVFILDPWWNPAVETQAIDRAHRVGQTRQVFAYRLICKNTVEEKIAELQQAKRELADAILEQDNSIMQNLTTDDLRLLLS; encoded by the coding sequence ATGACGTTGTCGGAACTGCTGGAAGGCAAGTTTCGCGGAGATATTCGTTTCCGAGGGGCTGCATATATTCAGGCGGAACGAGTTGCTGTCATCCGCGTGACAAGCGACCATCTGTTTGCAGTTGTTCGGGACGGAGTTGAGTATCAAACACAGCTCAGTCGCGACAATGGCGCACTCAAGATGTCGTGCAACTGCGTGGGGACAGACGCCAATAAGAGTGGCAACCCGCACTGCAAGCATCTTTGGGCGACAATTCTTGCGGCGGACGCGGGGCACTACATCGGCGGGGCGGCCAAGCAGGGATACATTCCCCCGTTTGCCGTTGAAGAAGACCCGCTCGATTTCGGTCTCGATGACTGGGACGAAGACGACGAAGAAGCGTACACGTCGAATGGATCGGGCAACAGTCGTTCGCAGAAACGTGCCGAGCGTGAATCCATTCGTGCCGAACTCGAAGCCGCGGCCGTGCCGCGCCTCCGCGAGTGGGAATCACGGCTCAGCGAACTACGCAAGGCCATGCAAGGCGAAGACGCCGCCAGCACGTCTGTCTCCGCCGGTCGCGAACGGCAGATTTTTTATGAGATTGACGCCGTCGCCAGCGAAGAGGCGGGTCTGGTCATTATTCAAACCTCACATCGTCAGCGCCGATCGAACGGTGAATGGGGCAAGCTAAAGCCACTCAAGCTGAAGCCCGGCAAGTTCGAAGATATCGATGACGATGAAGATCGCCGAATTCTCGCTCACCTGGTTGGTGGGACACCGGACCGCAGCACGATGACGGGGCCCGTGACGGACAGTCTCGCGGCGCATCGCTATCGGCTGCCTCATGATCTGTGCCAATTGCTTCTTCCCGCGATCTGTGCGACCGGACGTATTCGGCTGCTTGGTGATGACGAACGCGTGACCGAGACGCTCTCCTGGGACGAAGGCGGCTTGTGGGAACTGTGCCTCACAGTGGCATTTGAACCCGTCGAGAATGTGTGGAAACTTCGTGGCTCGCTGCGCCGCGGTGAAGAACACTTGTCTCTGAAAGACCCCGCGCTGGTTGTACCTGGCGGTTTGGCGATTACGCCGACATTGGTTCATCCATTTCAGGATTTCGACGCGTATCCATGGGTCGCGTTGCTGCGCCGCTCGGATGACTTGAAAGTTCCTGCGGGGGAAGAGCACGAGTTGGTGGACCGTTTGCTGGACATGCCGGCCCTGCCCCGCCTGGAATTGCCGCCGGAACTGAAGCTGACCGAAGTCATCCTCGAACCAAAGCCGATATTGATCGTTCATGCGCCAGGAAAATCACGGTGGCACAGCGATCGCCTGAAGGCCGAAGTGCAATTCGATTACGACGGGCTTCCCATCCGGGCCTCGAGCAGCCAATGGGCCATCGTTCAGCGGTCGGCCAGCCGCTGTCTCGTGCGTGACAAAGTGCGCGAGTCAGAAGCGTGGTCACAATTGATGGACTATGGATTCCGGCGTTTGCTGGATCAGAAACGCGGCGCGCACGATGCCGAAATCGCAGCTCGCGATCTTGCGCCGGCGGTCCGTCGCCTGATGGCTGAAGGCTGGCAGGTGCGTGCGGATGGAAAACAGGTCCGTCAGGCAGGCGACTTGAAGTTCCAGATCAAATCCGGGATCGACTGGTTCGAACTGCACGGCAACGTCAATTTCGATGGAGCCAGCGTCACGTTTCCAGAATTGCTGGCGGCGCTGGCACGTGGTGACGGTACGATCGTGCTGGACGATGGGTCGCTGGGGATTCTTCCCGAAGACTGGCTCGAGAAGTACGGTCTGCTGGCAGGACTGGGCGTCGCGGAAGGCGAGCATCTCCGATTCGGCGCCGTTCAAGTCAGCATCATTGATGCATTGCTTTCGTCGCGAGAATCTGTCGATTACGACACGAAGTTTCTCGAGACGCGTGAGCGCCTGGCGGCATTCGACGGGATCAAGACCGAACGTGAACCACCGACATTCCAGGGTGAGCTGCGTCCCTATCAGCGTGAAGGGATTGGCTGGCTGAAGTTCCTCGAAGAATTTGATTTCGGCGGATGTCTCGCGGATGACATGGGTCTCGGTAAGACCATTCAAATGCTGGCATTCCTCGAAGATCGTCGACTGCGCGTCAAGCGGCGAAATCCGTCACTGGTTGTTGTGCCGAAGTCGCTGTTGTTTAACTGGAAGCACGAGGCCGAACGCTTCACGCCTGGAATCAAAGTCTTGGAGTACGCGGGGCTGGATCGTGCCAAGTTCCGTGATGACTTCACGAAGTACGATCTCATTTTGACAACGTACGGAACGCTGCGGCGCGATGTGTTGTTGCTCAAGGAATTGTCGTTTGACTACGTCATTCTCGACGAAGCTCAGGCGATCAAGAATTCAACGTCCCAGGTGGCGAAGGCCGTGCGTTTGCTTCAAGCCAAACATCGCGTTGGCTTAAGCGGTACACCCATCGAAAACCATCTGGGAGACCTGTGTTCGATCTTCGAATTCTTGAATCCCGGGATGCTCGGACGCAGTTCTGCCTTCAAACAGCACGCCGCCGATCCGACCAATCAGGAAACGCGACGTGTGCTTGCCGAAGGTTTGCGGCCGCTGATCCTGCGACGTACCAAGCAGAGTGTGGCCAGTGAATTGCCAGAAAAGCTGGAACAGACCATCTTCTGCGAAATGGGCGACGAACAGCAGCGGTTGTACAACGAATTGCGAGATCACTATCGCGAATCGCTGCTGGGACTGGTTCAAGAACAGGGGATCGCGAAGACACGCATGCATGTGCTCGAAGCGTTGCTTCGACTCCGTCAAGCGGCGTGCCATCCCGCCCTGCTCAATCGTTCGATGCCCGAAGATGCCAGTGCCAAGCTGGACGTTCTGATTCCGCACATCGAAGAATTGCTCGAAGAAAAGCACAAAACGCTCGTCTTCTCGCAGTTCACCAGTATGTTGTCGATTGTCAGACATCATCTGGACAAAAAAGGAATCGTCTACGAATACCTCGATGGTCAGACACGCGATCGTAAAGAACGCGTCGAGCGATTCCAGGCGGACGAGAACTGCGGTGTGTTCCTGATCAGCTTGAAGGCGGGCGGACTGGGTTTGAACCTGACCGCGGCCGACTACGTCTTCATTCTTGATCCGTGGTGGAATCCGGCTGTCGAAACGCAGGCGATCGACCGAGCACACCGTGTCGGACAGACAAGACAGGTCTTTGCCTACCGCTTGATCTGTAAAAATACGGTGGAAGAAAAGATCGCTGAGCTGCAGCAGGCCAAACGAGAACTGGCCGATGCGATTCTGGAACAAGACAACTCAATCATGCAGAATCTGACGACAGACGATCTGCGTTTGCTGTTGTCGTAA
- a CDS encoding HD family phosphohydrolase, producing MIFFSPRRSRFQRLSVHKVGTSWSGRLGDQLSRTDVSLRLSICFVVLAGLMLSLQSWQAPFPYRLGDDFPNGMVARVDFKRVNQGKTDVARIEAVSRVPPVFRVLPAGVERLRNLPNDLRRHLFELVEVNKFSELSAETRAAFGWVAPGPSAIDPLTQKFEAEWNTLREAIGPIASAERKIDELVGEFSQLTTPVKKVGILDISELARPLQKIRLDDEINIVENETDKPLTRSASDAVLDELLKATGILGSQWKSFPSLLPLQPILERWFKNRAIPSLEFDQAATNIKIAEANEKTEPVEDEYKRGQLLIAPGSIIKSEELNVLHAQYDELESKVTFSERIVRMVSVFLLLTVLAGLNGFYLVRNERRLAASVGRLTVYLLAITTSIALSRLLSFDPWRAQVVPLLCTVMVLAIAYNQVLAALTGFSMTLVLTLAIGGGLGQFVVLMSAIAASVVPLNQVSNRMKLVRVGFGAAITFLFVSLGTGIIETQQLSRLWSDPDQRFLLNILRGAGWCFLSGFLVSGSLPFIESLFGVVTDISLLELSDVSHPLLQELIQKAPGTYSHSNGVATIAETAADAIGANGLLCRVGAYYHDIGKIMKPHYFVENMTAGQTSRHESLNPAMSALVIIGHVKDGVELAHQHNLPEPLIDFIEQHHGTTLVEYFFHAATKQAESQPDHRFDVEESAFRYPGRKPQTREAAVLMVADAVEGASRTLAEPTPKRLETLVHEIAMKRLLDGQFEESSLTLSELATIEDSLTKSLIGIHHGRIKYPEQKTA from the coding sequence ATGATCTTTTTTTCTCCTCGTCGAAGTCGATTTCAAAGACTGTCGGTCCACAAGGTCGGCACGTCATGGTCGGGGCGTCTCGGTGATCAACTCAGTCGCACCGACGTGTCCCTGCGTTTGTCGATCTGCTTTGTGGTGCTGGCCGGATTGATGCTGTCGCTGCAGTCCTGGCAGGCTCCATTCCCGTATCGCCTGGGAGACGACTTTCCCAACGGTATGGTGGCGCGCGTCGACTTCAAGCGCGTCAATCAAGGCAAGACCGACGTCGCGCGCATTGAAGCGGTCAGTCGTGTTCCGCCCGTGTTTCGCGTTCTGCCCGCAGGCGTAGAACGATTGCGAAACCTGCCGAACGATCTACGGCGGCATCTGTTTGAACTGGTCGAAGTCAACAAATTCAGCGAATTGTCCGCCGAGACGCGGGCTGCGTTCGGCTGGGTTGCTCCTGGGCCCAGTGCCATCGATCCGTTGACTCAAAAGTTTGAGGCGGAATGGAACACACTCCGCGAAGCGATTGGGCCGATTGCATCCGCCGAACGAAAAATCGACGAACTGGTCGGTGAGTTCTCGCAACTGACAACTCCCGTCAAGAAAGTCGGGATCCTGGATATTTCGGAGCTGGCGCGACCGCTGCAGAAAATCCGCCTGGACGATGAAATCAACATCGTGGAAAACGAAACGGATAAACCGCTGACACGTTCCGCGTCCGATGCCGTACTCGACGAACTGTTGAAGGCCACGGGGATCTTGGGCAGTCAGTGGAAATCCTTTCCATCGCTGCTTCCCTTGCAGCCAATTCTTGAGCGATGGTTCAAGAATCGAGCAATCCCGTCGCTGGAGTTTGACCAGGCGGCAACGAACATCAAGATCGCCGAAGCGAACGAGAAAACCGAGCCCGTCGAAGATGAGTATAAGCGCGGACAACTGTTGATCGCCCCAGGCAGTATCATTAAGAGCGAAGAGCTCAATGTGTTGCACGCTCAGTACGATGAGCTCGAGAGCAAAGTCACGTTCTCGGAACGCATCGTTCGAATGGTTTCGGTCTTCCTGTTGCTGACCGTCCTGGCCGGATTGAACGGCTTTTATCTGGTTCGAAACGAGCGACGACTGGCCGCCAGTGTCGGCCGGCTGACCGTCTACCTGCTCGCAATCACCACGTCGATCGCACTAAGCCGGTTGCTGTCATTCGATCCATGGCGAGCCCAGGTCGTCCCCCTGCTGTGCACCGTGATGGTCTTGGCGATCGCGTACAATCAAGTGCTCGCCGCGCTGACTGGATTCTCGATGACGCTGGTGCTCACGCTCGCCATTGGCGGCGGGCTTGGTCAGTTCGTGGTGCTGATGAGTGCGATTGCGGCGTCCGTCGTGCCGCTGAATCAGGTTTCCAACCGCATGAAGCTGGTTCGTGTGGGATTTGGTGCGGCCATCACGTTTCTGTTTGTTTCGCTGGGCACGGGCATCATTGAAACTCAGCAGCTCAGTCGTCTTTGGTCCGATCCGGACCAGCGATTCCTGCTGAATATTCTCCGCGGGGCAGGGTGGTGCTTCCTGTCCGGATTTCTGGTCTCGGGAAGTCTGCCGTTCATTGAGAGCCTGTTCGGGGTTGTCACCGATATCAGCTTGTTGGAACTGAGCGATGTCTCGCACCCGTTACTGCAAGAATTGATTCAGAAGGCCCCTGGGACCTACAGCCATTCCAACGGTGTCGCCACAATCGCGGAGACTGCGGCCGATGCCATTGGCGCAAATGGCCTGCTTTGTCGCGTCGGTGCCTACTACCACGACATCGGTAAGATCATGAAGCCCCACTATTTCGTCGAGAATATGACGGCGGGGCAAACCAGTCGACACGAATCCCTCAATCCCGCCATGAGTGCCCTGGTCATCATCGGCCACGTCAAGGATGGTGTCGAACTGGCACACCAACACAACTTGCCCGAACCGCTGATCGACTTCATCGAGCAGCACCACGGAACAACGCTGGTCGAATACTTTTTCCACGCGGCAACGAAACAAGCAGAATCGCAGCCTGATCATCGGTTCGATGTCGAAGAATCGGCATTTCGTTATCCCGGTCGAAAGCCGCAAACACGTGAAGCGGCCGTGCTGATGGTGGCCGATGCCGTTGAGGGAGCCAGCCGCACGCTCGCCGAACCGACCCCGAAGCGACTCGAAACTCTCGTTCACGAAATCGCAATGAAGCGATTACTTGACGGACAGTTTGAAGAGAGCTCGTTGACGCTCAGCGAACTGGCGACGATCGAAGATTCACTGACGAAATCTCTGATCGGCATCCATCACGGACGTATCAAGTATCCGGAACAGAAAACGGCTTGA
- a CDS encoding PhoH family protein, translating to MSEGRVTFRNHDDVRTLFGSRDKNLRRLRDVLHLDVVLRGDELHLHGDPSQVELGTEIVSELRSIIERKGLLDEHEFDRVLQRGHYPIDATSDEIIDVFHKARKIRPMGSGQRHYIKAIREHDLVICEGPAGSGKTYLAVAMAINALRLEQVRKIVLVRPAVEAGEKLGFLPGDMLAKVNPYLRPLLDALGDLIDFDQVQRYLDKDVIEIIPLAYMRGRTLNNTFMILDEAQNTTVTQMKMFLTRMGHHSKIVVTGDGTQTDLPDRVESGLNDAIVRLRNVEGIATVTLSGEDIVRHPLVRRIVAAYDDRRLERNVSGHEPHNGHSVNGGHPVHGHLTEGDNNGPTALENSANTGSVSQNEASDAEETSQSGNGSFGAPRPAIDSDSTTTGDRNFPSP from the coding sequence ATGTCCGAAGGACGAGTTACGTTCCGCAATCACGATGACGTTCGAACATTGTTTGGGTCTCGTGATAAGAACTTACGTCGATTGCGGGATGTTCTGCATCTCGATGTGGTTCTTCGTGGAGATGAACTGCATTTACACGGTGATCCGTCTCAAGTCGAACTTGGCACCGAAATCGTTTCGGAGCTTCGTTCGATCATCGAACGGAAGGGGCTGCTGGACGAGCACGAATTTGATCGTGTCTTGCAGCGTGGCCACTATCCGATCGACGCGACGTCTGACGAAATCATCGACGTCTTTCACAAAGCCCGCAAGATTCGGCCCATGGGCTCGGGACAGCGGCATTACATCAAGGCCATCCGCGAACACGATCTGGTGATTTGCGAGGGGCCCGCCGGTTCGGGAAAAACCTATCTCGCAGTCGCGATGGCGATCAACGCCCTGCGTCTGGAGCAGGTTCGTAAGATCGTGCTGGTTCGTCCCGCCGTGGAAGCGGGCGAGAAGCTCGGTTTTCTGCCTGGCGATATGCTCGCCAAGGTGAATCCATATCTGCGTCCGCTGCTGGACGCTCTGGGCGACCTCATCGATTTTGACCAGGTCCAGCGTTATCTGGACAAGGATGTGATCGAAATCATTCCGCTGGCCTACATGCGCGGACGGACCCTGAACAACACGTTCATGATTCTGGACGAAGCTCAGAACACCACCGTCACGCAGATGAAGATGTTTTTGACCCGCATGGGTCATCACTCCAAGATCGTGGTGACGGGGGACGGGACGCAAACCGACTTGCCTGATCGCGTCGAAAGTGGCCTGAATGACGCGATTGTCCGTTTGAGGAATGTGGAAGGTATCGCAACCGTGACACTTTCCGGCGAAGACATTGTTCGCCATCCATTGGTCCGTCGAATCGTCGCCGCTTACGACGACCGTCGGCTGGAACGAAACGTAAGCGGCCATGAGCCTCACAACGGTCATTCCGTGAACGGGGGGCATCCGGTTCACGGCCACCTGACCGAGGGGGACAACAACGGACCAACAGCTCTCGAGAATTCCGCCAACACTGGGAGTGTCTCGCAAAACGAGGCGTCCGACGCGGAAGAAACATCCCAAAGCGGGAATGGTTCGTTTGGGGCGCCACGGCCCGCCATTGATTCCGATTCCACAACCACGGGAGACAGGAATTTCCCTTCGCCATGA
- a CDS encoding tetratricopeptide repeat protein: protein MATQIEIVQQLSTMTSRGALQAARELAAESLVKFPDDGRLWEIAGLLDHAKGDPDSCERRLETAQTLTPLRPAASCGLADAYRHFGRNALAKDLYAHVVTLDQSSIRLWQYCALRLDEIGAVAQAVDAARRVAAAQPENAQSIFEFGYYLSRFGTASQLVAAVMKQAISLAPDQVSYRLGLADLLLSTGDRSAAFAWIQGLSARQIEQLTCPCCLERLARLFESGNDWVRAHACRVWIDRHSVNERPTARFSSSFLIQEYLLETDGLRQATSAAALRA, encoded by the coding sequence ATGGCAACACAAATCGAGATTGTGCAACAACTCTCAACCATGACCTCTCGCGGCGCGCTACAGGCTGCACGGGAACTCGCTGCTGAATCGCTTGTGAAATTCCCCGACGATGGTCGCTTGTGGGAAATTGCGGGCCTGCTGGATCATGCCAAGGGTGATCCGGACTCGTGCGAGCGCCGACTGGAAACGGCTCAAACGCTCACTCCCCTGCGCCCGGCCGCATCATGTGGCCTCGCGGACGCGTATCGGCACTTCGGAAGAAACGCACTCGCGAAGGATTTGTACGCGCACGTTGTGACGCTTGATCAAAGCTCGATACGGCTCTGGCAATACTGTGCTCTGCGTCTAGATGAAATCGGGGCTGTCGCCCAAGCGGTCGATGCCGCCCGTCGAGTCGCGGCCGCGCAACCCGAGAACGCGCAATCCATCTTTGAATTCGGCTACTATTTGAGTCGCTTCGGCACCGCATCACAGCTCGTCGCAGCCGTCATGAAGCAGGCCATTTCACTCGCACCCGACCAGGTTTCGTATCGATTGGGCCTTGCGGATTTGTTGTTGAGTACGGGAGACCGCAGCGCCGCGTTTGCCTGGATTCAAGGATTGTCCGCTCGACAGATCGAGCAATTGACCTGCCCGTGTTGCCTCGAACGACTCGCTCGCCTTTTCGAATCGGGGAATGACTGGGTCCGCGCACATGCCTGTCGAGTCTGGATCGATCGCCATTCCGTCAACGAGCGCCCCACAGCACGATTTTCGTCGTCTTTCTTGATCCAAGAGTATTTGCTCGAAACAGACGGTCTGCGGCAGGCGACCTCAGCCGCTGCTCTGCGAGCCTGA